The Candidatus Amarolinea dominans genomic interval CACCTGGCGCAGCGCCAGCGCGGTGCGCGGAATCTGCATCTCCTCCGCCTTCTGCAGCAGCGTCATCAGCCAGCTTGCCGAGCCGACGTAGCCGTTGACGCCCAGATCGAGCATCATCTTCACCTGCAGATCGGCGTTACCGACCCCCACCGGGACAACAATGGCGCCGACGTGCTGCAGCATCAGGTCAATCAGCATGCCGGCTGGCACCAGGTGATAGCTGAGCGCATTCAGGACGATGCTGCCGCGACCCAGACCGGTCAACTGCATGAGCGGCGCAGCCGTATCGAACAGGACCGTTTCATCGGCGTGTGGCTCATAGAGCGGGCCGGGGGACAGGAACAAGCGCTTGACCTCTGCCAGCGGCACGGCCAGGAAACCGCCAAAGGGAGGTTCCTCGGCCTGCAGTTCAACCATCCGGTCTTTGGTCAGGACCGGAATTTTAGCGAGATCCGCCACGCCCCGCACAGCAGACGGGGTAAGGCCGGCGGCTTCGAACCAGCGGCGTACACCAGGCGCATGATCGTACGCCTCGGCCACGAACGCGGCCACACGAGCATCGAGATCACTGATCATGATTGCAACCTTTGACCTCCAAAACCTGATTATCCAAGCCAGCGTTTCCGTCGCTTGTAGTGCTTGACGTCGCGGTAACTCTTGCGCGTTCCCACCTGCGTCAATCCCAGGTAGAACTCCTTGATGTCCTCGTTTTGAGCCAGCTGGCTGGCCGCGCCCTCCAGCACGATATGCCCGTTTTCCATGACGTAGGCCTGATCGGCGACGCTCAGGGCGATGCGGGCATTCTGCTCTACGAGCACGATGGACATACTGCCATCCTTGCTCAACTGCTTGATGACGTCGAAAATCTCGGCGACGATCAAGGGGGCCAGGCCGAGCGAAGGCTCATCCAACATCATGATCTTGGGATGGGCCATGAGCGCCCGTCCGATGACCAGCATCTGCTGTTCACCGCCCGACAGGTAGCCGCTGGTGCGCTGGCGCATCTCCTTGAGCTGGGGAAAATAGTGATAGACCCGTTCCAGGTCGCGTGCCGGTGAGGCGTCCGCGTGGGAGCGCCCCACCGCGCCGATGAGCAGGTTCTCCTCCACGGTGAGATGCCGAAAGAGGCGCCGCCCTTCCAACACCTGGATAATTCCCAGTTGCACGATGTCTTCCGGCGGCAAGTGCTCGATGCGCTGGCCGTCGAACTCGATGCTGCCGCGGGTGACTTTGCCCAACTGCGTGCGCAGCAGGCCGGAGATCGCGCGCAGCGTCGTGGTCTTGCCGGCGCCATTGGCCCCCAGCAGGCAGACGATTTTGCCTGGCGGAACCTCGACAGAAACCCCGCGCAACACCAGGACAACGTCGTGGTAGATTACTTCGATGTTGTTGAGTTTGAGCATTTTCGATGACCATGGTTGCCTCATCCCGCCCCCGCGTCCCAAGAGCGTCAGGAGCGAGATGAGGCTTTTGTCGCCGCCGAATGAATTCGGGGCGAAAGGGCGTTCCGCCGCCAGGTCGGCCTGCGCCGACCGGCATCGCGTCCACGCAGGTCAGCGTAGAGACGTTGCAATGCAACGTCTCTACTGGGTCGGGCGCAGGTCGGGCGTCTGCGTCCAGTCCTGCAGGACGACGAACTTGTCCGGTCCGCCCTGAATCTGGCGAATCTGGGATTGGTGCGGTGAACGGCTGTTGTTCGAGTAGTCCACGCGGAACACGCCGCTCAGCGGTTCGTGCGGGCCAAGCGCAATCAGCGCGTCATGCACGGCCTCGCCCGTGAGATTGTCGTAGCCCACCGTGTCAACGGCCAGCCTGATGGCGTCCGCGGCCAGGTCCACGCCGGCAATCAACAGGAGATAGCCCACGTTGTGCTCGCCCTTGGTGCGCTTGTTGGCCGCAAAAAGTGCCTCCGCTTGTTGGATGCCCGCATTGCTGGCGTCGGTCCACCACAGGTAGGGGAAGGGAGTGATCAACCCAACGCCATAGGCCGGCTGCGCCAGGAAGGCGTAGAGCGCCAGGTCCATGCCCCAGTTATCGGCGGCCACGACGAACTGATCGCGCAGCCCCAGGCTGTTGAGATCGTTCAGAAGGGCAGCCGGGCCAAAGGCCAGCGTATTGGTCCAGATGACGTTGGCGCCGGCGGCCTGCGCATTGAGGATGGCGGTTGTGGTGTCGGCCGTGGGGGATACGTCGTACTTCTCCTCGGCCACCAGTTCGACGCCCAGTTCCTTGAGATAGGCGCGGCTCTCGGTGGTCAAACCACCCTGGCCGAACGCGCTCGGCCAACTAACATAGGCCAACTTGATGGTATCGCCGGCGCCTGTGGGTTTGTGCTTGGCCCAGTTATCCTTCAGATACTTCATGACCAGGCCGAGTTGATCGGGGTAGATCGGGCCGAGGCCAAAGGTGTAGCCTGAGTTGACGTAGAACGCCTTGGAGGAAAGGCCGGCGGCGATGTTCGGAATTTTGTCCTGTACGAAGCGCGGAGCCAGCGCTTCTGCTTCGCCTGAGCCGTAGGTGATCATCAGGAGGACATTCTTGTCCTCGCCTGTGAAACGCTCATACGCGGCAACCGCCTCATCAACGCTGCCGGCCGTGTCGGCGAACTTGATGGCGAGCTGCGCGCCATAGATGCCGCCGGCGGCATTGACCGCGGCGATGGCATCCTCGGCGCCATGCACCAGGGGTCCGGTGATGGACGCGTAGGGGCCGGAGAGGTCGCCAAAATGGTACAGGGTAATCGTCTTACCCTTGAGGTCGGGCGGCCCAACCGTCGGTGTGGGCGGCGGCGGCGTGGGCGTGGGCGGAACAGGCGTCGCTGTGGGCGGCACCGTTGTGGCGGTAGGTGGGACGGGCGTGGCGGTGGGGGGGACCGGCGTGGCCTGCGGCGCGCAGGCGGCCAGCAAAACCGCAATCACAATCAGGGTCAACAGATGTCTACGCATGGTATCTCTTCTCCTTCAGGTCGTATGAGGCACGCGAACGTGCTGTGGGGTTGCCAATGCCAGGCTCATGCCTGTGACGCGACGGAGGGTGGGCAAGAGGGGAACGGCGTTGCTTGACAAGTTTCGACTGACGTCAAAAGACGGCGACAATCTCGCCATGTGGTGGCAAATCAGACGATAAAATCACCTCCTTCATCGGATGCTAGTGCGAAAACGGTCTCAGCCGCCAGGCCGCTTTCAACATCTGCCAGCGGTGCGATAGGCCGCGCGGCTCGAAGATCAAGAAGAACATCAGCGCGCTGCCAAAGAAGAGCGGGCGCATGGCCTGCACCGCGCCGATCGGGCTGCCGGGGAACAGGCCAACATAGATCGGCCCTAACAGCGTCGCGGCTTCGATCAACAGCTCGACCAAGATCGCGCCCAGAATGGGGCCCAGACTGGTGCCGAGACCGCCGACAACCAACATCCCCATCAGGAAGATGGAATCGGTGAGGTTGAAGGTTTCAGAGTTGATGTGCCGCAGTTGATGAGCCGAGAGCGCGCCGGCAATGCCCGCGTAGACCGCGGCCAGGAAGAAAGCCTGGAGCTTGTAGGTGAAGAGGTTGACCCCCAGCAGTTCCGCGGCCAGGTCATGATCGCGGATGGAGACGAAGGCGCGCCCCAGGCGCGAACGGGCGACGTTGTGGGCCACCACGGTGGTGATGATCAGAACCGTGAGGGTCAGGGCCAGATAGCGACTGGCCTCGTTGAACTGATAGCCGAACAGCTCCGGCACGCTCACATTGATGCCCTGCGCGCCGTTGAGCAGCGCAGGAAAGGCGTTGCGCGTAAACCAGGGAATGATGAACTGCGCGGCCAGGGTGGCCATGACCAGGTAGAAGCCCTTGACCCGCAGCGAGGGCAGGCCGAAGAGCAAGCCAACCAGGCCGGCGCCGACCGCCGCGGCGGGTAGAGCCAGGAAGAAGGACCAGCCCAGGTTGTTGACCAGCAGCGCGGAGATGTACCCGCCCGTGGTCATGAACGCGGCCTGGCCCAGGGAGATCTGGCCGGTGTAGCCGGTGAGCAGGTTCAACCCCTGGACCGCGATGATGGTGATGCCGATCCGGTTGACCAGGCTGACCACGCTGGGGCTGGCGTAGAGGGGAAGCGTGTAGAGGGCCAGGATGAACAACCCAAGCAGACCCCATTGCCAGGGCCGGCGCAGGGTGGCCATGTCATACGCGTAGCTTTCGTCGAACTCGCCGGCTGGACGCAAGACCGCCATTCGTTAAATCCTCTCGATTCGTTTCTGACCCAAGAGGCCTTCAGGGCGCAGCAGGAGGACCACCATGAGGACGACATAGGGCATGATCTCGGCTGCGTTGCGGATCAACTGCACCTGCGAGACAGCCACCAGGCCCTGCGCCAGACCGATGAGCAGGCCGCCAATGATGGTGCCTGGGATAGATTCCAGGCCGCCTAACAACACAGCCGGAAAGGCCGCCAGAACAACGATGGACAGGCTCAAGTCCAGGCCGCTGGAGGTGGCGAGCAGAATGCCCCCCGTCGTTGCGACCACACCGGCCAATGCCCACGAGATGCCGAAGATGCGATGGATGCGCAGGCCGATGCTCTGCGCCAGTTCGTGATCTTCCGATGTGCCGCGCATGGCCAAGCCGGTGCGTGTAAAGCGGAAGAATGCGCCAATGACAATCACACCGAGGATGGCAATCACGAACGACCAGACCAGGTTCTGTTTCAGGATGACGGCGATCGGTTTGTCGTTGAACACGAACGGGGTGATGATCTTGTAGGGGTTGGCCGCGGAAAAGATCTGCGGAAAATTGCGCTGAACGCCGCCAAACAGGAGTAGGGCCAGGCCCTGTAAAACCTGGCTGAGTCCCAACGTCATCAGGATGATGGAGAGCAGCGGTTGACCGGTCATGGGGCGCAGGGCCAGGCGCTCGATGGCAAAGCCGAAAAATGCCGACAGGATCAAGGCCAGGACGATGGCAAGCCACAGCGGCAGGCCGAGTTCGACCGCTAACCACCAGGTGACCAACGTGCCCATGAGCAGCAGTTGGCCCTGGGCAAAGTTGAAGATGTACGAGGACTTGAAGATCAAGACCAGTCCCAGCCCCATCAAGGCGATCGGGCCGCCGGCCAGCAGGCCGGTAACGGCGAATTGCGGTAGCAGTTGCCAGTTCATGGCGCTCCTCTCCTCACGGCGTCTCGATGCGCAGCGTCGTGGCGATGACGCTCTCACGGCCATCGCGATAGGTGACGGTGGCGCTGACGTTGGCCGCGGGCAGGCCAGCGTAGATAGCTGCAATGATGTCGGCGTAACGTTCCGCAAGAAAGGCGCGGCGCAGTTTGCGTGTGCGGGTCATTTCACCCTCATCGGCGTCGAACTCCTTGTGCAGCAGAACGAACTTATGCACCCGCGCAGGCGTGGGCAGGGTGTGGTTGACCTCAGCCACGTCCTGGCGGATCAGTTCGTACACCTCCGGCTTCTGCGCCAGGTCGGTGTAGGTGGTGAAAGCCAGGCCGCGCTTCTCAGCCCAGCGGCCGACGTTGTCGAAATCAATGGTGATGAGGGCCGCGACGAAACGTTGCTGCGGCCCGCCAAGCGTCAAGGCATGGCTGATGTAGGGACTGAACTTGAGCCGCCCTTCGATATATTGCGGGGAATACCGATCGCCGCTGCTCAGTTCGATCATATCCTTCATACGATCCAGGTAGATGAGGTGGCCATCTTCGTCAATATGTCCGGCATCGCCGGTGTGAAACCAGCGCACGCCCCGGTCGTCCACCTCGATGACGGCGGCCGTGGCCTGTGGGTCCTTGTGGTAGCCCAAGAAGAGGCCGGGGCCGGCCAGGAGGATTTCGCCCGCGGTTGAAATGCGCATGGCCGAGCCGGTCAGCGGGGCGCCGAGCGACTCGAACTTGATATCGCCATGGCGATGCGTCACCGCGCCGCCCGTAATCTCGGTGGAGCCGTAGATCTGCTGTATGGATAAGCCCAGGGCCTGGAAGAAGCGCATGACATCGGGGCTGAGGGCCGCGCCGGCGGTGTACGCGGCGCGCGCCTTGTGCAAGCCAAACTGGCTGCGCAAGGGGTGAAAGACGATCAGATTGCCTAGCTGGTAGAGCAGGCGCCAGAGTAATGGCGCCGGCTGTTTGCGAAACTGGAAATCGGCCACCTTGTAGCCGACCGGCAAGAACAGCCGGTAGAGCAGGCGATTGATCGTGCTGCTGTCCAGCATGCGGGCGCGGATCGTGGCGACCAGGTTTTCCCACAGGCGCGAGTTGTAGAGCAAGGAGTCCGGCGAGATTTCACGGATATTCTGCTGCACGGTGGCCGGCCCTTCGGCGAAGTTGAGGATCACCCCGTCCACGGTGTGGGGAGCGATGTCGAGCGCGGCGCCGCCAATCCAGGCCATCGGAATGAAGGAGACGTAGTTGTCACTGTCGCGACGGGGGTCAATCTCGCCAAACGCGGCCACCGCGTAGGTGAAGTTGCCATGACTGAGCATGGCGCCCTTGGGCAGGCCGGTGGTGCCAGAGGTGTAGCAGAACATGGCCGCATCGTCCTTCTTGCCCCGCGCAACCAGGGCGTCGAAGCGCGCCGGCTCCTGGGCCGCGGCCTGCTGCCCCAGTTCCCGGACCGCCTGGAAAGGCATCAGCCAGGGATCGTGGTAGGACCAGAGGCCACGGTCATCCCAATAGATGACGCGTTTGACCAAAGGCAGGTTGGGTTTGATCTCCAAGAGCTTGTCGCACTGTTCCTGGTCTCCGGCCAGGACGAAGGTAGCATCCGCATGGGTGACAATGTACTCGACTTCGCGTGGGGTGACATCGGTGAAGATACCGACGACGGCCGCACCGGCGGCCATGATGGCCAGCGCGCCCCAGAGGTACTCGCAGTCGTTGTCGCCGATGATGGCGACGCGATCACCAGCCTGCAGGCCCAACTCGAGCAGTCCCTGGCTGAACGCGCTCACCTGCGCATACTCCTGCTCCCAGGAATACGCCTGCCAGATTCCCAGGTTTTTTTGGCGCACAGCGATTTTGGCGCTGCCGCGGTAGCGGCGCACATTCTCCAACCAGAACTGACTCAACGTTTCCGGCGGCATGGAGTAGTCCTACCTCTGTTCTGATTCGTGACGGACAAGCAACGCAACCACACCGACTGCGGTCGGGCGCAGATGTCCCCGCGTTACGCGCTCTGCTCCTGACCGAGATAGGCCCGAATGACATCCGGATTGTTCTTGATCTCATCCGGCGCGCCTTCGGCGATCTTTTGACCGAAATCGAGTACGACCACACGATCGGCGATGTCCATGACCAGGCCCATGTCATGTTCGATCAGGACGATGGTCAGACCGCGGCGCTCGTGGATGTCAAGGATGAAGCGCGCCATGTCTTCTTTCTCCTCCTGGTTCATGCCGGTCATCGGCTCGTCCAGGAGCAGCAGGCTCGGTTCCAGGGCCAGGGCGCGGCCCAGTTCAACCCGTTTGCGCAAGCCATGGGGCAGCGCGCCCACCACCGTCTTGCGATGATGTTCTATTTCAAGGAAGTCAATGATCTCTTCGACCACGCGGCGGTGGGCGATGTCTTCGCGATGGGCCAGGCCCCAGTAGAGCAGACACTGAAGCAGGCCGGCGTGCATATGAATATGGCGTGCGGCCATCAGGTTGTCCAGGGTGCTGAGGCCGGTGTAGAGCGCAAGGTTCTGAAAGGTGCGGGCAATCCCGAGTTGCGGAATACGAAAAGAGGGCAGACGTGTCAGGTCGTGACCCTGGTAGAGGATGCGTCCCTGCTGCGGTTTGTAGAAGCCGTTGATGCAGTTGAGCAGGCTGGTCTTACCAGCGCCATTGGGGCCGATGATGGCCAGGATTTCGCCCTGGTGTACCGTGGTGGAGACGCGCGCCAGCGTTTGCGAACGGCCAAAGCTCAGCGAGATGCTGTCCACGACAAGTTGAACCACGGGCACGACCATCGGTTCTCCTGCAGTAATACGGTGACTACATCTTGGAACAGGGAGGGGGAGAAGAAAAACAAACGATGCGGATTCTGGTGAATCAAATGGCGCTTATCAGGTGATGAGGGTCTATTGTATTCAGTTTGGGTGTCTTGTCAAAACACGTTGCACAAGAGGGTGCGGGGCGCGTGCGAACAGCCAGGCGCCCCATCGAGATAGCGCACAAATTGCGATGTGAATCCCCTGAGGACAAGGAGCAGCCTACCGGAGACCGGCTGTGCCGTTGGTGTGGGCACAGGCGTGTCGGTTGGCGGTACCGGCGTGTCGGTCGGCGGTACCGGCGTGTCGGTCGGCGGCGCGGGCGTATCCGTGGGCGTATCCGTGGGCGGCACAGGCGTGTCGGTCGGCGCCTCGGTCGGCGTCGGGGTGACGTCCGCATCGGTCGGCGTGGGGGTGGCGTCCGCATCGGTCGGCGTGGGGGTGGCGTCCGCCTCGGTCGGCGTCGGGGTGATGTCCGCCTCGGTCGGCGTCGGGGTGATGTCCGCCTCGGTCGGCGTCGGGGTGACGTCGAGCGTGGGTGTTGCCGTGCCATCGGCCGGCGTGGCCGTTTCGGTGACCGTCACGGTCATGTCAGGCGGTGTGGTCGTCATGGTCGGCGTCAGGTCGCCGGGCGTGGGCGTGGGCGTGGGCGTGGCGGTCCAGACCAGGGTGGGCGTGGGCGTAGCCAGGGGCGTGCGCGTGGGGGTAGCGGTGCGCCGGGGCGTATTCGTCGGTCGCGGCGTGTTGGTCGGCGGTCGCCGGGTGGGGCGTGGCTTGAGGGTGGGCTTGGGCATCGGCGTCTTGCCGGGCGCCAGGGTCGGTGTAGGCCCCAGGGTCGGCGTCGCCTGCGGCGGCAGGCTGTACAGGGGCTTCCACTCGGGAATCACAAGTGAGGTAGCGTGGGCCAAGCCAAAACCAGGATCGGTGACACCCTCGATGATGACCATGACGTTGCGTTCCAGGCGATCGTCCCACAACTCTGGCGGCACCCTGATTTTCAGTCCGGGGTCCAAGAAGATGATGTGCTGATTAGGATGGACGCCTGAAACCATCCCGGTCAGGCGAAATCGGACCGAAGGCCTGAGATAGAGTGCTTGCTGTAGTTCGCGTGTGCGCTCCTCGTCGAAGGTACGATTGATCTTCTCGGCATCCTGTGGATACGCGGCAAGGCTGGCTGCCAGGCCAACAGACTTACTCGCAAACTTGATAGGATACAGAGCGTCCCCGGGCAGGGCGGCTTCGGCCACGGACAGGGTGGCTGTGCCGAATGTGATGATGGCCAACAAAACGAGCATCGTGGCCCAGGCCGGGCTGAGCGGTCGCGTGGACATGAACGGCTCCAGGAGTCGTTCCCACCAGGTGCGCGCCGGGGCCGGGCGCTGACGCGGTAAGGCCGCAGAGCGGGCCGGTCGTGCCGGCGACGTCGCCGGTACGCGCGGCGGTGGGGGCGTCATCCGGGCAGCCGCGGCCAGAAACTGGTGGCGGATCTCTCCCTGCAGCCGAGCCGGCGGCGGGACAGGTGCGGCCAGCGTCTGCAGCGTGGGCACGAAGGCCAGTGCTGCGGCTAGTTCAGCCATCTGCTCAGGGTAGCGGCTCAGCTCCGGGTAGCTGGCCAGGCATTCGGCGATGCTGGCGCCCTGCTCGATACGGACGCAGCACACCTCGAAGATGGAATCGAAAAATAACTCGCTCATGACTCGCCTTCCATCATACGGCGCAGGGCAATGACGGCACGATACTGTAAGGCTTTGACGGCGCCCTCGCTCTTTCCAATGATTTGTGCAACCTCGGCAATACTACGTTCTTCTAAAAACCGCAGCGAAACAACCTGTGCCTGTTCCTCGGTCAGTCGGGTGATGGCCGCGCGCAAATGATCTCCGGCCAGGCGCTGCTCGGCACTGTCCACAGGGTCGTGCCGTTCACTCGGCATATCAGGGGCATCATCCAGGCCAACCTGGCTGCTGCGGCCGCGGCGCCGGAAATGATCCACCACCAAGTTGTGGGCAATACGGTAGAGCCAGCCCGAGAACGACGTAGTCCAGGCATGATCGTTACGTATGGCTTCCAACATACGTAAGAACACCTGCCCGGTCAAGTCCTCAGCCAGGGTGGCATCTCCAACCCGGTGATAGACATAGCTGTGGATGCGTGCGGCGTACAGGTCATAAACCTGACTCAGGGCTTGCGGGTCACAAGTCCGCGCACGCTCCAGTAACCTCGCCTCGTGCAGCGAGGTTACCGTGGGCACCCGCTTTTCGTCTGTGTTCAATGATGAAAGACGTCCATGAAACTGAAAAGACTACGCACCCAAAGGCCCAGTTTGGCACGCCGGGCCAGATTTGATTGGCTGGCAGTTACAGACGACGAGAGAGCAGGCGTCAGCCGCCCTGCTCTCCGCCGGTGATACGCCAGACGGTGTAGATGCGCTGCACGGCGGTGAAGTTGGTCAGCAGCGCCAGGATCCACAGCACCGGCGACATCCAGCCGATAATCAACCCAAAAGCCAGGACGATGACACGCTCCACCCGTGTGAACAGACCAGACTTGATCTGAATTCCCAGACCCTCCGCCCGTGCCCGTGTGTAGCTAACCAGCAGCGAACCGATCAGCGTGGCAAAGATGAGGATCGTCTCGATACGGTTGCCCTGCCCGTTGTAATAGATGAGCAGGCCAAAGAAAGTGACCGCTTCGGAGTAGCGGTCCAGCGTGGAATCGAGGAAGGCGCCAAAACGGCTGGTGCGGTTGGTTACGCGCGCCAGGGTGCCATCAATGGCGTCGAAAATGGCGGCAACGACCATGAGAATGCCGCCCACCTGTAGATAACCGGCGGCCAACACGCCTCCCACGCAGACCGTGAGGAGAAAACCGATCACGGTCAAGACATTGGGCGAGATATTGGTGATGCGAATCGTGCGTGCGATCGGTTCCAGGATGCCGCTGGCTTGCCGGCGCAAAAATTGTGTCAACATGACTTACGGTTTCTTTCCTTCTGACTTTCCTTCTGACTTTTCTTCTGACTTTTCTTCTGGCTTTTCTTCTGACTTTTCTTCTGACTTTTCTTCTGACGGATGATTGATTTCATCATAATAAGCGAGCAATCGTGGGACAACATGATCCCACGTATAGCGTCGTGCGGTCAGCAGCCCCTGCTCACCCAAGCAGCGACGGCGCTCGGGATCGCGCAACAGCGCGGTTAGGGCTGTCGCCAGCCTGGCATCATCTCCGGCCGGCACCAGGAGTCCGTCGCGGTCGGGCGTCACCAGGGTGCGGTAGCCGGCAATATCCGAAGCCACCACCGGCACGCCGGCCGCCATGGCCTCCAAAATCACCAGACCGAAGCTCTCGAAGCCGCGGGCCGGCGCACAGACAATATCTGCCTGCCGATAGCAGGCCGCCAGGCTGGCCTCGCTCTGCGGCCCCACGAAGCGGATGCGCCGCAGTGCCAGCTCTGCCGCCTGCCGCCGATAGGTTGCCTCATCCTGCCGCGTATAGGCGCCGGCGATCGTCAAGCGGGCGTCCGCGTGCTGGCGTTCAACCTGGCGCCAGGCCCGCAACAAGACATCCAGCCCCTTGCGCGGCTCCAGGCGTCCCACGAACAGGACATGAGCGCCCAACCTATCGCGCTCTGGCGCGACGGTGCGCAGGAGCTGCGCATCAATGCCGTTGGGAATCAGGCGAAAAGACGCATTCACGAACTGATTCCAAAATGCCGCGGTGGCCGTTGAAACTGCGACATGACCGTCGAGCAGGCGCATGGCCGCGCGCCACAGGGGGCGCACACAGCGGTAAAGGCGGTTGGGACCTTCACGATAGGCGTGAAAGGTACCCACTACGCGCGTGCCGGGGTAACGGTGGGCGGCAGCCAGCGCGGCCCACGAAACACCAGGCGCCAGCGGCTCATGCACATGCATGATGTCGAAAGCGTCGGCCGCCAGCAGGGACCGAATGCGCCCGGCGATACGCGGGTCCACGCTGATGTGCGACACGGCGCCCGCATAAGGCCAGCTCAGCACATGCGACGAAACACTCTGCAGCGTACCATCGAGACCGATCGCGGCGAGACTCGCCGGCGGCGCCGAACAGGGAGCCAGTACCCGTACAAAATGCCCTCGTCGCTCCAATGCCTGCGCCAGGCCGATTACGTGCTTGGTGACGCCGCCCGGTATGGCGATGTCGTATGGTGAGACGAGCATGATGCGTCGGCGGCGCTCGTTTCCCATAACGGCGTTGTCAGCACCCATTGGTCGGGCTGCCATGTAATCAAACGCTCCAGTTGAGCGGCCAGGGCGGTCAGGCCATTGGTCAGTGTTTCTTCTGCAGCCAGCGTCGAGACAAACGCCAGTGGCTCGTGAATGGTCAACTGCACGCTCCCGTTGCGCCGACGCTGGGCGTGCAGCGGGACGATCGGAACGCCGAGGCGCACGCTCAGACGCAGCGCTCCCACAGGCAGGCGGGCCGCCGCGCCGCAAACCATGACGGTGCGACCGCTGCCAGTTGTATCACGATCCATCATCAGACCGACCAGGCCACCCTGGCGCAGCCGCCGTACCACGGGCGTCAAGAGCGCATCGCTGGGGGCAAAACGATGGCCGTGCGTGCCCCGTAAGCGGCACATCCAGTCGAACAGGGCGGGCGGTTGCAGGCGTTCGGCCGCAATGAGCGCCGGCCAGCCACGCGCCGCCAGGGCCTGCAGCGCCAATTCACCTCCGGCAAAATGACCGCCGAGTAGAATGGCGCCCTGTTCCTGCCGGCGCAGGCGCTGCAATACCGCCTCGCCTTCGATCTGCACTCGTTCGTGCAAGGCGCCTGCGTCGAGACGCGGCGCCTGCAGCAGGTCACGGTAGTTGAGCCACAGGTGGCGAAAGGCACGCTGGGCCAGGCGTTCCACGGCCGGATCAGCGCAGGAGCGCTGCACGGCATGCCCCACATTGTGCAGCAGACCCTGTCGGGCCGCCGCCGCCCGCGGCCACTGCCAAACGGCCAGTTGTTCCAACGCCGCTGCGCTGAGGGCCGGCGCCGCGCGGGCCGCAAGCCAGGCTCCGGCGCTCAGCGCGGCAAACTGTCCCCAGTCCCGCGCCTCGTCAATCACACGCCGCACTACTTGATTTGGCTTCACACAGAGCAATCTTACCCTGAAACGAACTCACTGTCAAACAGAAGAACGCGCGGGAGGTTTTGCGAATTCGTCGGTTCGTATAGGATTTGCGATGGGCGCAAACCTGTGTTACATTTATATTGCATCATGCAACACGCGATGCGAGACAGAATTTAGAGCCAATCTGGCG includes:
- a CDS encoding CDP-alcohol phosphatidyltransferase family protein yields the protein MLTQFLRRQASGILEPIARTIRITNISPNVLTVIGFLLTVCVGGVLAAGYLQVGGILMVVAAIFDAIDGTLARVTNRTSRFGAFLDSTLDRYSEAVTFFGLLIYYNGQGNRIETILIFATLIGSLLVSYTRARAEGLGIQIKSGLFTRVERVIVLAFGLIIGWMSPVLWILALLTNFTAVQRIYTVWRITGGEQGG
- a CDS encoding glycosyltransferase family 4 protein, yielding MLVSPYDIAIPGGVTKHVIGLAQALERRGHFVRVLAPCSAPPASLAAIGLDGTLQSVSSHVLSWPYAGAVSHISVDPRIAGRIRSLLAADAFDIMHVHEPLAPGVSWAALAAAHRYPGTRVVGTFHAYREGPNRLYRCVRPLWRAAMRLLDGHVAVSTATAAFWNQFVNASFRLIPNGIDAQLLRTVAPERDRLGAHVLFVGRLEPRKGLDVLLRAWRQVERQHADARLTIAGAYTRQDEATYRRQAAELALRRIRFVGPQSEASLAACYRQADIVCAPARGFESFGLVILEAMAAGVPVVASDIAGYRTLVTPDRDGLLVPAGDDARLATALTALLRDPERRRCLGEQGLLTARRYTWDHVVPRLLAYYDEINHPSEEKSEEKSEEKPEEKSEEKSEGKSEGKKP
- a CDS encoding lysophospholipid acyltransferase family protein, which gives rise to MKPNQVVRRVIDEARDWGQFAALSAGAWLAARAAPALSAAALEQLAVWQWPRAAAARQGLLHNVGHAVQRSCADPAVERLAQRAFRHLWLNYRDLLQAPRLDAGALHERVQIEGEAVLQRLRRQEQGAILLGGHFAGGELALQALAARGWPALIAAERLQPPALFDWMCRLRGTHGHRFAPSDALLTPVVRRLRQGGLVGLMMDRDTTGSGRTVMVCGAAARLPVGALRLSVRLGVPIVPLHAQRRRNGSVQLTIHEPLAFVSTLAAEETLTNGLTALAAQLERLITWQPDQWVLTTPLWETSAADASCSSHHTTSPYRAASPST